Part of the Orcinus orca chromosome 5, mOrcOrc1.1, whole genome shotgun sequence genome, GAGGGGCTAGATTGAAAATGAGGGATTAAATGAAAGTATATGAGTGGTAGGGCTCTGAATGTCAGCACACACTGGCTTATACCCCCAGGCCAAAACTAACTAAACAATTGCAGACCAAAGGCCTACAAATACTTAgaattttgtttcaaaaaaaaaaaaaaaagccatcttcCTCTGCTCGCCGTATACTGAACACTGAAGCCTGTTAGCCTGCGTACATGGACAGAACTTCCAAACAGATTTTTAGTATCTCACTCTTACATATGAATAGACTGTTAAAGGCcaccaaacatttgaagaaactTCCAACGTATGAAAGGTGgagaccaaaacaaacagaaaattgaaACCAAGGAAACTGACAAAGTAGGGAGCTTTTCGAAAACTTTAGGGGGGGAAATGGCTATAATTCTCAAAACTCAGGGAAAATATTGTGTCTATGAATAAAGTGCTATGAAAAGAATTGGAGAACAAAAGagcttttagaaattaaaaaactatatgaattttcttttcctactgAGAACTGGAGGACTACAGAACCAAATAGGGAAATTATATGTCCATCCTTATATacttattgaatttttaattgtgAATATTTTACCTATACAGTTGGATAGGGGAAAGTTTGGAAGTAATGTTAAAACCTTACAAAAAGGtgaaatcatttgaaaataaaatgaaatggatgatggagaaaaagataaaaggatcaatccagAAGGTACAACATCTAACAGGagttgcagaaagaaaggaaaaatggtaGTGATGTtattaaataattcaagaaaatattgTTGAATTTCTAGATGGGTAGGGCTCGcccaatgcctagcacagtgaaTGAGCACCAAGGCACATCACCAAGAAATTTGAGAACCTCAGGGATAAATAGAACTTCCTAAAGACTTACAAAGAGTTAAAAACAAGTGCCTAGGAAAGAGATCAAACTGATCACTAAATAGCAACACTGGAAGCTAGAAGACAGTGGAGTGATGCTTTCagaattctgaaggaaaattacTTTCAACTCAGAATCATACTTTCATCTTTTCAGGTTTCtccccaaatttaaaaatttttttcaaaacaaaactttttattgaagggcttccctggtggcgcagtggttgagagtccgcctgccgatgcaggggacatgggttcgtgccccggtccggggggatcccacatgccgcggagcggctgggcccgtgagccatggtcgctgagcctgcgcgtccggagcctgtgctccacaacgggagaggccacaacagtgagaggcccgcgtaccacaaaaacaaacaaacaaaaacaaacaaaaaaaaactttttattgaagtatagtggatttacaatgctgtgttagtttcaggtgtacagcaaagtgattcagttttatatcaatatatactgtgttcagattcttttccattatagttccACCCCGCCCCAAGTTTTTATTTCCCATGCTTTCAAGGGGAACTACCAAAGGATGTGCTTTACTAAACAAAGGAGTAAAGTATCCAAGAAACTGGGATCCAACACAGATGAGAGGTAAAGGGAGTTCTGAGAATGATGCAGAGAAGTCCCAGGATGACAGCTGTTCACAGGCTGAGACAGTCAGCAGTGCAGACCAGAGCAATGGAATGGAAGCCCCCAGGAAAGAAAACGGATTATCTAATACATTgggctgaatgaataaaatatgaattgAGAACCTATTAGAGTATGTGGAAAGATTTAATGATAGGTacactatagaaaaaaaaatgaaaaagcaaggcAATGATTAATGCTGGGACTTTCTGGTGGCGCAGtttttaagaatccacctgccagtgcagggacacgggtttgagccctggtccaggaagatcccacgtgctgcagagcaactaagtgtgtgcgccgcaactactgagcctgcgctctagagcccacgagtcacagctactgaagcccacgcgcctagagcccgtgctctgcaacaagagaagccaccgcagtgagaagcccacacactgcaacgaagagtagccccaactcgcagcaactagggaaagcccgcgcgcagcaacaaagacccaatggagccaaaaattaattttttaaaaaaatgattatgcCAGGAGGAAAAGTTGTAAAGGAAGCATTTATTCATAGTCAAAATGTCAATACTATATTATAAGTAATATAAGTACTGTATTATCTTAACCAAAAAATGTGATCTTATCATTTTAAGAGGTTAGGGGGAGGTGGAAGAAAGGTAAATCCATCAATCAAAATTGGAAATCAATAAGTAATGTCTAGAATGCATATATCAAGAAATAATATGAGCTAAAAAAAGGTacactggggtgggggtggggagggaaatgAGACAGGACTGCTGTaagttttcttaatatttgtCTATGCACACATATTACtttgatgaaattttaaagtaGAGGGAAaggtatgaaataaaaatatacaaggtGTGTGCAGGGGCTGGCAAGTAGGTTGAATTGCTTAAGTCAAAACTTTAGTCAGGATATAATGAAAAAAAGGCTGTAAAGGTAGGTAGAGGTTAGATTATGGAGAGCTTTGAATATCATGCTAAGGATATTTGGAAGGCATTGCGAAATATGGAGAGGTTTCTGAGTTGAAGAGGTGTCTGAAAGAGGTCCTTCATCTTGAAATGCTAATTTGGCAACAGTATACAAAATGGAGTGGGAGAAGCCCATATTTGTTACTGTGGCCTAAAAGGACCTATGTGGTCTGGTCCCAGTCTACCTTTACAGCCTCATCTACCACTATCATTGTAGTCACAATGGCCTTCTTTTTGTTCCTCAAATTTGGCAAGTTTATTCTTGCCTTGGGCCTTTATACttcactgttccctctgcctagaatgctcttcccccagaccAGACCTTCTTATAGCTGCTTCCTCATTAGTTCTAGGTCTTAACTCAAATGGAAGAGGCCTTTTCTGACCACCCATATTACTCTTTCCCCTGTTATAGTTCTGGCTTGAGACTTCATGTCCCAGTCTCACACGCATCTTCATTCCTGTACTCATTCTGCATTCAACCCATTTATTAAACCACTGCTTTACACCTAGGTACTGAAGTTATAAGAAGGAATCAATTCGATCTTGTTCTGACCTTAAGGAGTTGTTTGGTAGACTCAGTGATAGCAGCTGTGCTTCTCAACAGACCCTAAAAGGCCATGTCGAGGTCCCTTTTCTCCAGCGATACATGGTCAAAACCGCGCCCCCCGTCCCTTCTCAGAAAGCAAAGCGACCCCTACATTACATCCCTCCCCAGCTGCAGAGAAGCAGCCGATCCCCCTTGGGTCCAGAGCCAGGGCCTTGAAGAGTCCGGGAACGTGGGCTGGAGAGATCTGCCCCTTCCATCCTTGGGGGCGTAGGCGACCGCCGCCACGCTCCCCTCTGGGCCTGGGACCAGCGCGCAGGAGCTGAGCACCGCAGGGTGGCTGGGCGGGGTGTCTGCGGGGTACGGCCGAGGGCCAGGCCATCTGCCGCGCGGCCAGCGCGGCTCGGCTGCAGCCGGGGGTGGGCCTGCGCCGGGGCGGAGCCGCGCCTGGGTCTGGGGCGGGGAGTGGACAGGGCTGCAGCCAAGAGCCGGGAGGGCCGCGGCCACCGGAAGAGTCGCCGTCGCCAGCAGAGCCGGGAGAGTGGGGAGCGGAAGCGGCGGCCGCGACGGCGGCAGGCGGCGCTGGGACCCGGGAGCGGCCGGAGAACAAGGGAGCTGGCGCCGCGGCCGGCCGCGGAGCTGGGCTGAGCCGCTGGGCCGCGCcgaccgccgccgccgccgccggagaGGCCCGGCCCCGCCGCCCGAGCAGGCAGCGCGCGGGCCGCCGGGCCCGAGGCCGGAGCCATGGGCGAGACCAAGATCATCTACCACCTGGACGGGCAGGAGACGCCGTACCTGGTGAAGCTGCCCCTGCCCGCCGAGCGCGTCACCTTGGCGGACTTTAAGGGCGTTCTGCAGCGACCCAGCTATAAGTTCTTCTTCAAGTCTATGGACGACGATTTCGGGTGAGGATGGCCCCGCCTCGCCTCCGGGGGACCCCGGCCCCTCCGGCTTCTAGGGGCCCACTCGGCCAGTTCGGACTCCCCTTGCTACACTGGCTTCTACCCCTCCTCTGGATTCTAGGGGCGACTCGGCCATTTGGTCCCCACTGGCTTTTTCAGAGGCTGGAGTTCCAGCCCCTCTAgggactctcctttcccctcttgtGGGGGACCTTGGTCCCCTCGTTTAAGGGGACGTCCAACTCCCTAAGAGCAGTCAGTTCCAGCGCAGTCAAGCCTCCTCACCTCCTCAGAGACCAGCGGCCCACACAGACACACCTTCCCCCCCTCCACCCGTTCCAGAGCACAGTTCCCAACCCTCCTCCTGCCAACAGAGCCACCTTTCTAGCAGAGACTTCGGGTGTTCGGCACTCGGCCTTCGCCTTCTCCATCTTTTCAGCTCCACAACTCAGAGCCATATTTGGAATATGGAGCATCTAAGGGCTATGCTGTGGGACTTAGCACTGGCTGGGGGGTGCTTAGGCTGTAAGCTAAGGCCTGCAGCTCTGATGTTTACTTAGCTGTCTCCCCTGTCCCTTGTGGGCTGTTGGGGATGTTGTCAGGGAGCAGAGCACCTCACCCCTGAGGAGGATTCCCCACTAGCCCAGGTGCAGAGTCCCTCACAGAACTGGGGCCTCTTAATGGGAGGGCCAGGAAGGGTCTCTTGATGTTcatcctcccctccctggaggggtCTTATCCACCCAGCTGCAGGGCTTTGGACGGGCGGAGTTTTGGAAACAGTGACTTCCCCTTTAAGAGGGGATGGAATGTTGGAGCCGGAAGGTTCTGTAGCAGCTGGCCTGGGAGGGGGAGCCTGGTGGATCCCCTCACCGCCCCCCCCAACTCCcaggggactgggggagggggaggccccCCACACTAGCCTGCCCCTCACTAACTGGGCACTGGGCCTGGAGGCCTGCGGGGAAGGCCTTCCCGGGCCCTCCCGGCCTAAAGGCCGCCTCTCCAGCCTAGCCTGAGGCCTACGCTGCTCTTTAGAGCAGAGGCCCAGAGCTGAGTGAGGGGAGAAATTCTTCTCCCCCGTGTTCATCAGCCTGGCTTCTCTCCAAGGACCCCTGGCTCTGGGACGCTAGCACCTTTTCTGTCTTCTGCATGTTTTGCTGTCACATTTCCCCTTGGAACTCAGGGTTTGTTGAGCCCAAGAGCTCATatgtgtgaaagtgctttgtacaGTGGGAAGTGCTATGCGGCTTCTATtcttgtttctgttgttgttcctGCCTTGGGGTTGGGTACTCCTAGTGTAGTAATGATTGTCTGGCTTCAGTCCAGAGACAGAGACCCCTGATTGGAAGATGCTGAAGAGGGATCCATCTGCAAGGGGTGGGAGTGAGGTGGGCAGATGCCTTGGTCTGATAAAGGAAGAATGGAGTTAGAAGAGACCAAGATACTGCCTCAGTGTATGGGATAGGAGAAAATCAGCTGCATTTCAGTACGCTGGGGCCACCCTGGGGTCAGGTGCCTTGAGGGACTGGGTTAGACCTGTGTCTCCACCGCCCACTCATCCCAGAGTCCACTGGGCCTAGCCCCCACCTCCTAAACCTAGATCTCTGTGGGCTGCCTCCCACTCTCCCCAGGCTGCTGTCAAGCCAGGCCTAACCCCCATTATATCCACTCACTGTTGACTTAATATTGTTCTTTAAATCCACTGTCAGCCCACTCACGCTTTCTTAGTTTGACCTAGTCAATAATATGAAACCACAGGTCTGAcattctatttatatttctttctaaaatatgttaaaaataaatgtttaactcTCGAATTAAACATTCGTTCAGATACACCTGAAGCCATCTTGCATTCATCAGTGGTACTGGAACTTGAACCATCTTTTGCAAAATATTATAGTAGGCCATTTTAGCAGGGTTGCGAACTATGGTAAAAATGAAGTGGAGGagattgattttgtttttattcctagaAGGATTAATGATCAGGAGACCTGGTAGGGCTGTCTTGTCACAGAGGACTAACAGCTgaggaatatatatttatatatgtatttcatttatttatcaaactCTTTTTATGGTGCTTACAGTGTGCAGACACTGATCTAAATGACTTTCAAATCTTTAGTCATTCAATTCTCTTTACAGTCCTGTGGAATAGATAGTAATATCtccagtttatagatgaggaaactagagcACAGAAAACTTAAGTAACttacttacccaaggtcacacagctaataagtggcagagcttaTTAGGAACCTGGTTCCAAAGTCTAAGGCATTAATCACACAATTGTaggtattatcatcatcatttaacAGGGACATCCTCTCTGAGGGAGATGCTGAGCCTTGGCAAACTGTATAGGTGATAGGGCTGCCCCTTATCCCAGCCCCATGAGAGGGAGGTCTGGCAGGGGCCAGCAACCTCTGCTGACAGATGGGAAAGTGGGTCAGAGGAGGAAGGCTGCCATCTCCTCCAGCTTTACAGGCTCTCCCTCTGGGGTTCTGGTGTGTAAGACTTGAGGATTCCCAACTCCCATCTGGTCTCCAGAAGTATTTGTCAAGCTCAGGGTAGGTCCAGCCCTCTTAAATTATTTGGGATATAGaagaagaattaaatattttcagcACTGAGGAGATAGTGGATGGAAGAACAAGGTACCACCATTTGAGGGGCCTTGAGCCATGGGAGGAGTAACATGGGAAGTCAGGCCACTAACTGTTTGGCTCCCCGCTCCATGTCACACACTAGCCTGTCTCTGGGCCTTCTACCTGGAGTACTTCTTTTCCCTTGTCTTCTCCAGGTCcaaattctcctttcctctgggtTGCACTTTTAAAGTTATGGCACTTATTCCTATTTATCCCTATACCTACCCAGCTCCTAGCCAGGACCTAACACTAAATAGTACTCAGTAGATGTCTGTCCAGTGAACACATCTGCTGCTCTTACAGCTCTGATCACTTCCCACTTGCAATATACTCATGTGAACTATGCATTGGACAGTAACCTCCAAGGACAAGACAGGCTCCAGGTCTAATGCTTCTTGAGATCCATGCAACGGCAAGCACAAAACTTAAAGCCCACTGGGCTCTTGGCAAAGGctttttaattgaatgaacaAGGAGTGATAAGCAGATTTATTTGGCCCCTGCCCTTCGAAACTTACACCTAGTTAGAAAGAGAGTATGGATCCCACAAAACATTGACAAAGTTAGTAACTAGTTTTTAGTGTATGCCTGGACCATGCCAGGCACTTACAAATCTCACTTACAAGGATGAGACAAAGGCTTGGAAAAGTCAAGAAACCTAAGATAGGAGGGCTAATAAGTAGCAGaattggaatttgaacccagatttgTCCGACTCCacttggggggtgtgtgtgtatgtgagtgcaTAAATGCTCCAGAACCCTGAGCCATTCAGCTCCACAGCGGGAAGGGGAGGCCTGTCTGAGGTCCCCCAAGGCTCCCGAAGATCAGCTGATCATTGTGAGTCAGCAGAGCCTTGGTGACCTGTCGGTGACCCCCAGAAAGAGAGGAAACATCTGTAGTGCTGAGCTGTGTGGTGGGGCCTCAGCAGCAGTTTCCCACCACAGGGCTGCTGAGACCCTCTCCAAAGCAGATCACAGTCCCTGCCACGTGACCCACATACCTCCTTTTAATTTGAGCCCCAGTTCCCATGGGGGCTGCGAGCTTGGGGTGCCCTGTGGTCAGACTGGCTGGTGGGTCTGAGCTATCTCTGTGTCCCTGTTTTCTAGCTTGTTCTGTCTCCAGGCTTTCTGCCATGGTGGGCCTGAGCAGGATGATTTGAGCTGCTTTCCTGGGGTTGCTGTGGGGTTGGAAACAGTGGAGGAGCCAAAgctgaaggggagggaggagggcaggctCAGCCTTCGAACTTGGCTGTGAGTCCAAGAATGTGAGCATCACAAGAAGCCAAGCACGTCCCGAGCTCTGGGCAGGAGCTGCTTTAAGAAAAAGGGAGGActgggcttcccagcctccttccttGCTGTCTTCCCTCTCTGCTCATAACTCCAGGCATGTGTCTTCCTCTTGCCCCTGATCACAGCTTTCTAGCTCTGTGCTCCTGGGGTATTTGATCAGTCTGGGGGTGCAGGCCTCAAGCTTTTCTATCTCCTTTCCTGGCCCCATATTGTAGTTGTGGTCTGACTTCTTGCCCCACTGCATGCCCCAGGCCAAACTACATGCCTGAGACTACATCCTACCCTCCCCCCATCCGCCACCCCATGTCCCACATCACTGTCTCCCACACCGTCACCCTTCACACAGACCCACATCACCTCTCTCACTGTACGGGAAAGAATGTGAAATACCATGGAAAGAACATGGGGTTTGGAGTCAGACGAGCTTGGGGTGGAATTCCAGCTCTGAcatctagctctgtgaccttgaacaagttactgattgtttctcagtttccttattcatAAAATCAGGATCATATGGTCTATACAATGAGGGTGATGTGAAGATTATACATTCTAACTATAGGGAGATAAGATGGTATAATAGGTAAGAATAaaggctttggaatcaggctGACCAGGATTCAAATTCCATCTCTTCACTTATTAATCGTGTGACTGTAGGTAAATTTCTGAACCtactgagccttggtttccccatctgtatctATTTTATAACATTACTATGAATGTTAAGCGAAGTGATACAAGTAAAGTACTTAGCTTTGTGCTTGGCctataatattgggttggccaaaaagttccttggggtttttccataagatgttacggaaaaatccgaacgcactttttggccaacccaatacatgctCAATATATGAGAGCAGTTGTTACTAATGTCATAGTGGCAGTAGAGGATGTTTGGTAAAtgccttctccccttctctttcctAATTTCCTTAAATTCCTTATCCACATCTCCCAGAATAATATTAGGATTCCCAAATGAGAAGGGAAGAACAGTGATATGGGTGTGCTTTTTCCTAGTTTAGGGTCAGAGGGAAAGATAAAGTCCAGCCCAGGAGAGCCATTGTTAGGATGGGTACAGCTCTCGAGATTCTAGGGGTCGACTGCACTCATTGGGGACAGTGATTTGTCAGGTGTAATTTGCAATCACCTGATGACCAAGAGGATGCCCCAGGAAGGCAGATGGCCTGGGCATGGCTGGTGTCTTCCTGGTGGTGACAAAGAGCTGTCCCTGGTCAGCCCATCCCTGCTCCCATTTGAACAGGCTTATGCTGGTGGTTTGATTCCCAGTTTAGGGAAGAGGAGCCCCTGAGAGTTGGGGTTGTGAGGATGCCTCCGATTCCACCTCAGAAAGCTCGCTCTGACACCCACCTTTCCCTGCAGAGTGGTGAAGGAGGAGATCTCGGACGACAATGCCAAGCTGCCCTGCTTCAATGGCCGGGTGGTGTCCTGGGTAAGGAGCCCCCCTCAGCCCTCTCCACCTGCATTCCTGCAGTGGGCTGGATGGAGGAAAGGCATTGCTGAGACTGTGGTTTTATGCTTCAGTATCTGAATATTCCTTGAGTTTTCTAACTGAACTGACTCTCACCCCAGACTCTATAGCTTTGGTGAAAAGTGAGGGAGTGGTGAGAAGggggaaaagagagacagaaatacACGTTGGAGACAAAAACGTCTCCTATGTCCTCTGAGGTACTTTGCCTCAGGTTCCCTTCTGTCACTTGCTGACCTCTACCTTGGACCTCTGACTCTTGTTCTCTGCCCCCATCCCACTTCACCAACCCATGCCTCCCAGCCTCCTCATCAGCCCAGCAGTGGGTCCATTCCTCATCTCAGCTGACCTAACACAGTCCTGTTTCTTCTCCCTGCATGTCCCTTGCTTCATTCTCCCCAAGTctcatgccctgccagaagccaGCTATCCCCTTTTCCCTGGGCCCCTGCGCCCTACTATCCATGCATTTTCTCCCCATCAGCTGGTGTCGGCTGAGGGCTCACACCCAGAGCCAGCTCCCTTCTGTGCTGACAACCCATCGGAACTGCCACCGCCCATGGAGCGCACAGGAGGCATTGGGGACTCCCGGCCCCCATCCTTCCAGTGAGTGTGACCTGAGGGTGGGGAGGGCCCATGGGGGAGGTCTGCGTCAGCTCAgctcagggctgggggagggagcccccagcctgccccctcccccaccaagtcCTCTCTTCCCTGCAGCCCTCATGCTGGTGGGGGCAGCCAGGAGAACCTGGACAATGACACAGAGACTGACTCCTTGGTGTCTGCCCAGCGAGAGCGGCCACGACGGAGGGATGGCCCAGAGCACAGTGCGTCTTCCCTGAACAGacaccttccccacccccaccccgcccccccgcaGCTTCCACTCAGCTACCCACCTCTCTGCCCTACTTCCTGAGTTCTGGGTACGCCTGGCCCCAGTGCAGCCCCTGCTCCTTCCTcgctcctccttctcttctgcaTCTGTGAACGCAGCTGCCTCCATCTCCTGCAGCAACCCGGCTAAATGGAACTGCAAAGGGGGAGCGGCGGCGAGAGCCAGGGGGGTATGACAGCTCATCCACCCTTATGAGCAGCGAGTTGGAAACCACCAGCTTCTTTGATTCAGATGAGGATGACTCCACCAGCAGGTGGGGCTTTGGTTTCATGGGTACTGTGGGACAGGTGATCCCAGAGGAGCCCTGAACCCTGAGGATGCTGGGCCCCTGGGCGGGACCTGGGCTTGGTGGGGGGGACCTGGGCCCTGCGGTGCCTCTtatggggcagggctgggccagctCGGTGGGGAATGACTGTGGGCCCCACAGGTTCAGCAGCTCCACAGAGCAGAGCAGCGCCTCACGCCTGATGAGAAGACACAAGCGGCGGCGGCGGAAGCAGAAGGTTTCGCGGATTGAGAGGGTATGGAGCTGAGATGTTAGGGTGGGTGGGAGCAGACCGAGCCCTCCTGCCCAGGCAGGGCCAGAGTCTGTGCTTCCTTAGACCCCTCCCCTTGGGTCAGGGTTTAGAACCTGAGAGGGGAGGTGGTGCTGAGGGCTCACCTTGAGGCGGAGCCAGGTGGGAGCAGTGAGTTCCTGCCAGCACTGCCTGCTACTCAGGGCCTCTGTCTGTTCCAGTCCTCGTCCTTCAGCAGCATCACGGACTCCACCATGTCACTCAACATCATCACGGTCACTCTCAACATGGGTGAGTCTGGTGAAACAACTCTCGTGAGCACCTGCTACGTGCCAGACGCTGGGCAGACTCGAGGAGTTCAGAGAGGCACAGGCTACgttccctgccctcaagaagttcTCTTTCATAAGCATAAATTGGTACATACACTGATCACTTCAGTATCTCTTGATCAGGGCTATGACAGAGATAAGCACAGAGAACTATGGACGCAGAGAATGGCATCCGGGAAGACTTCCTAGAGGAAGTGATTTCTGATTCCTCCCAGCTTTCCATTTTTCAGGCACTGCATTCTTGCTCTCTGATTTCTACCCTAGGTGCTCTTCTTTAGGAGATAGCTGGATGTAGGGAAAAGAGCCCCAACTTTGGAATTTaaatctgagtttgaatcctgactctgccacttcaTGGCTTAGAAAAGTCACTTAaattctctgaacctcaattgTCTGCTCTGTAAAACAGGACTGAGTCCCTACCTCATAGCCAATGAGGATCAAGTGAAAGCATGTTTGAGCATGTGGAATACAGTGCCTGATTCAGGTCCAAAAAGTGTTAGTTCTTGTCCCTTTCTACCCTTTTCTAATATGGGGCTTGGAATTTGGGTAGGAACTTGGTTCCTCTCTCAAGGTCTTGTTACTCCCTGTAGAAAAGTATAACTTCTTGGGTATCTCCATTGTGGGCCAAAGCAACGAGCGTGGTGACGGAGGCATCTACATTGGCTCTATCATGAAGGGGGGGGCCGTGGCTGCTGATGGACGCATCGAGCCAGGAGATATGCTGTTACAGGTACCATTGCCCACCGTGGGTGGTGGTATGGATAGGGATGGGGAGATGTCCATGCCGTCTGTACCCTGCTTCTTGGTAAGGGGAAGACCCCCTGGCCCACCAAACTCAGCTTCCCTACCCACCTCCCCAGCACAGCTGCTTATCCCACTCCTGGTCCTCTTTCCCAGGTAAACGAGATCAACTTTGAGAACATGAGTAATGACGACGCGGTCCGGGTACTGCGGGAGATCGTGCACAAACCAGGGTATGGATGGcattggggaggagggggcaggtatTTCTGGCTATCAGGCAAGGGGCTTGGTTTGGCCTCCGCACATCCTGCCCTTACTAGGGACACCCTTGCTTTCAGGCCCATCACCTTGACTGTAGCCAAGTGCTGGGACCCAAGTCCACGTGGGTGCTTCACACTGCCCAGGAGTAAGTGGATGGGGCAGTTG contains:
- the DVL3 gene encoding LOW QUALITY PROTEIN: segment polarity protein dishevelled homolog DVL-3 (The sequence of the model RefSeq protein was modified relative to this genomic sequence to represent the inferred CDS: deleted 1 base in 1 codon), with the protein product MGETKIIYHLDGQETPYLVKLPLPAERVTLADFKGVLQRPSYKFFFKSMDDDFGVVKEEISDDNAKLPCFNGRVVSWLVSAEGSHPEPAPFCADNPSELPPPMERTGGIGDSRPPSFHPHAGGGSQENLDNDTETDSLVSAQRERPRRRDGPEHTTRLNGTAKGERRREPGGYDSSSTLMSSELETTSFFDSDEDDSTSRFSSSTEQSSASRLMRRHKRRRRKQKVSRIERSSSFSSITDSTMSLNIITVTLNMEKYNFLGISIVGQSNERGDGGIYIGSIMKGGAVAADGRIEPGDMLLQVNEINFENMSNDDAVRVLREIVHKPGPITLTVAKCWDPSPRGCFTLPRSEPIRPIDPAAWVSHTAAMTGTFPAYGMSPSLSTITSTSSSITSSIPDTERLDDFHLSIHSDMAAIVKAMASPESGLEVRDRMWLKITIPNAFIGSDVVDWLYHNVEGFTDRREARKYASNLLKAGFIRHTVNKITFSEQCYYIFGDLCGNMANLSLHDHDGSSGASDQDTLAPLPHPGAAPWPMAFPYQYPPPPHPYNPHPGFPELGYSYGGGSASSQHSEGSRSSGSNRSGSDRRKEKDPKTGDSKSGGSGSESDHTTRSSLRGARERAPSERSGPAASEHSHRSHHSLASSLRSHHTHPSYGPPGVPPLYGPPMLMMPPPPAAMGPPGALRAATWPPCPLN